In Patagioenas fasciata isolate bPatFas1 chromosome 20, bPatFas1.hap1, whole genome shotgun sequence, a genomic segment contains:
- the NELFB gene encoding negative elongation factor B: MYAGLQELGVANGEDLKETLTNCTEPLKAIEQFQTENGVLLPSLQSALPFLDLHGTPRLEFHQSVFDELREKLLERVSAIALEGKVEERYKKLEDLLEKSFSLVKMPSIQPVVMCVMKHLPKVPEKKLKLVMADKDLYKACAVEVKRQIWQDNQALFGDEVSPLLKQYILEKENILFSNDISVLHNFFSPSPKTRRQGEVVQKLTQMIGKNVKLYDMVLQFLRTLFLRTRNVHYCTLRAELLMSLHDLEINEICTVDPCHKFTWCLDACIREKFVDNKRARELQGFLDGVKKGQEQVLGDLSMILCDPFAINTLALSTIRHLQDLVGQDTLPRESPDLLLLLRMLSLGQGAWDMIDSQVFKEPKMEAELITKFLPMLMSFVVDDHTFNVDQKLPSEEKGPIPYPSTIPEAFTKFLQENRIACEIGLYYILHITKQRNKNAFLRLLPGLVETFSDLAFSDIFLHLLTGNLTLLGDEFALEEFCTSLFDGFFLTACSRKENVHRHVLRLLLHLHHKVAPAKLESLQKALEPTKQSGEAVKELYNQLTEKLELRKPSPAEATETPSMELTLPTVPTPASR, translated from the exons ATGTAcgcggggctgcaggagctgggggtggctAACGGCGAGGACCTGAAGGAGACGCTGACCAACTGCACGGAGCCGCTGAAGGCCATCGAGCAGTTCCAG ACAGAAAATGGGGTGCTGCTGCCCTCACTGCAGTCAGCCCTGCCCTTCCTGGACCTGCACGGCACCCCCCGGCTCGAGTTCCACCAGTCGGTGTTCGATGAGCTGAGGgagaagctgctggagagggtctcTGCCATCGCCTTggaagggaaggttgaggagAG ATATAAGAAGCTGGAGGATCTTCTGGAGAAGAGCTTTTCCCTGGTCAAGATGCCTTCCATACAGCCTGTGGTCATGTGTGTCATGAAGCACCTGCCCAAG GTCCCTGAAAAGAAGCTGAAGTTAGTAATGGCCGATAAGGATTTGTATAAAGCCTGTGCGGTGGAGGTGAAGCGCCAGATTTGGCAGGATAACCAGGCTCTGTTTGGAGATGAGGTGTCTCCACTGCTGAAGCAATATATcctggagaaagaaaatattctcttCAGCAATGATATTTCTGTCTTGCACAATTTCTTCAGTCCGTCTCCCAAAACAAGGCGTCAAGGAGAG GTGGTTCAAAAGCTGACCCAGATGATTGGGAAGAACGTGAAGCTCTACGATATGGTGCTGCAGTTTCTAAGAACCTTATTCCTTCGGACAAGGAATGTTCATTACTGCACGCTACGGGCAGAGCTCCTGATGTCGCTGCATGACCTGGAAATCAATGAAATCTGCACCGTTGACCCCTGTCATAAG TTCACTTGGTGCCTTGATGCCTGCATTCGGGAGAAGTTTGTGGACAACAAGAGAGCTCGGGAATTGCAAGGGTTTCTGGATGGAGTGAAGAAAGGACAGGAACAAGTGTTGGG GGACTTATCAATGATCTTGTGCGATCCCTTTGCCATTAACACCTTGGCCTTGAGTACCATCCGGCACCTGCAAGACCTGGTTGGGCAGGACACCTTACCCAGG GAAAGCCCggatctgctcctgctccttaGGATGCTGTCATTGGGACAGGGGGCCTGGGACATGATCGACAGTCAAGTCTTCAAGGAACCAAAAATG GAAGCTGAGCTGATCACGAAGTTCTTGCCCATGCTGATGTCCTTTGTGGTGGATGACCACACGTTCAACGTGGATCAGAAACTGCCCTCGGAGGAGAAGGGCCCAATTCCTTACCCCAGCACCATTCCTGAAGCTTTCACCAA ATTCTTGCAGGAGAACAGAATAGCGTGTGAGATTGGGCTGTATTACATCCTTCACATCACTAAGCAGAGGAACAAGAACGCTTTCCTTAGGCTTCTGCCAGGACTGG TTGAGACGTTCAGTGACTTGGCCTTCAGTGATATTTTTCTGCATCTGCTTACTGGTAACCTCACGCTGCTGGGTGATGAATTTGCACTTGAGGAGTTCTGCACCAGTCTCTTTGATGGCTTCTTTCTCACTGCCTGCTCAAG AAAGGAGAACGTACACAGACATGTGCTGAGACTGCTGCTTCATCTGCATCACAAAGTGGCCCCTGCCAAATTAGAGTCTCTCCAGAAGGCTTTGGAACCCACCAAGCAG AGCGGGGAAGCTGTGAAGGAGCTTTATAACCAGCTCACTGAGAAACTGGAGCTTCGCAAGCCGAGTCCAGCTGAAGCCACTGAGACTCCCTCCATGGAGCTGACCTTGCCCACTGTGCCCACGCCAGCCTCCCGCTGA